From a region of the Pan paniscus chromosome 19, NHGRI_mPanPan1-v2.0_pri, whole genome shotgun sequence genome:
- the WIPI1 gene encoding WD repeat domain phosphoinositide-interacting protein 1 isoform X2 encodes MNVYHFKKGTEICNYSYSSNILSIRLNRQRLLVCLEESIYIHNIKDMKLLKTLLDIPANPTGLCALSINHSNSYLAYPGSLTSGEIVLYDGNSLKTVCTIAAHEGTLAAITFNASGSKLASASEKGTVIRVFSVPDGQKLYEFRRGMKRYVTISSLVFSMDSQFLCASSNTETVHIFKLEQVTNSRPEEPSTWSGYMGKMFMAATNYLPTQVSDMMHQDRAFATARLNFSGQRNICTLSTIQKLPRLLVASSSGHLYMYNLDPQDGGECVLIKTHSLLGSGTTEENKENDLRPSLPQSYAATVARPSASSASTVPGYSEDGGALRGEVIPEHEFATGPVCLDDENEFPPIILCRGNQKGKTKQS; translated from the exons AGGCTGCTGGTTTGCCTAGAAGAGTCCATTTATATTCACAACATTAAAGACATGAAGCTGTTGAAGACCCTCCTGGATATTCCTGCAAACCCAACAG GTCTATGTGCTCTCTCTATCAACCATTCCAATTCTTACTTGGCCTATCCTGGAAGCCTGACTTCAGGGGAGATTGTGCTTTATGATGGAAACTCCCTG AAAACAGTCTGCACTATTGCTGCCCATGAGGGAACACTAGCTGCCATCACCTTCAATGCCTCAGGCTCCAAACTAGCAAGTGCGTCTGAAAAA GGCACAGTCATCCGGGTGTTCTCTGTCCCTGATGGGCAAAAGCTCTATGAGTTCCGGAGAGGGATGAAAAG GTATGTGACAATCAGCTCTCTAGTGTTCAGTATGGATTCACAATTCCTCTGCGCCTCCAGTAACACCGAGACGGTACACATCTTCAAGCTGGAACAGGTCACCAACAG TCGACCAGAAGAGCCTTCGACCTGGAGTGGCTACATGGGAAAGATGTTCATGGCTGCTACCAACTACCTCCCCACCCAGGTGTCAGACATGATGCATCAGGACAGGGCTTTTGCCACCGCACGCTTGAACTTCTCCGGACAGAGGAACATCTGTACCCTCTCAAC GATCCAGAAGTTGCCACGGCTGCTAGTTGCGTCATCCAGTGGACACCTTTATATGTACAATTTGGATCCTCAGGATGGAGGAGAGTGTGTCTTAATCAAAACCCACAG CTTGCTTGGCTCAGGAACAacagaagagaataaagaaaatgaccTCAGACCTTCTTTACCTCAGTCTTATGCAGCAACCGTAGCCAGACCAAGTGCATCTTCAGCCTCCACGGTGCCAG GTTATTCTGAGGACGGCGGGGCGCTGCGAGGAGAAGTTATTCCTGAACATGAGTTTGCGACGGGACCAGTGTGTCTTGATGATGAGAATGAGTTTCCTCCT ATAATCTTGTGCCGTGGAAATCAGAAGGGCAAAACGAAGCAGTCATGA